A region of Prosthecodimorpha staleyi DNA encodes the following proteins:
- a CDS encoding ATP-binding protein: protein MEREQQAMARMEAIRRRIGQMQGLAAALVIVFALLAGAFALPAWVAALAGGAIFLTALATGDREADRRLGARLGPRRDRRAVAWPDSGMKVIAEGLNDPCIITDGSGIVRYVNQVAAARFGPIQPGDPLSFKLRVTALHDALDRVVSLDQPETIGWAEKIPTERWFEAQLAPIHFPPDPNGSDRKPDFVLVVIEDQTEQRRAERMRADFVANASHELRTPLAALSGFIETLQGPAREDPAARERFLGIMGAQAGRMKRLIDDLLSLSRIEMKAHVLPDTIVDLAELAGQTVDMLVPLADETGVTVHFERPAGEMPVLGDRDELIQVLSNLIENAIKYGASGKTVEVSARADGDGYQVAVTDHGPGIAEEHLPRLTERFYRADIQSSREKQGTGLGLAIVKHILTRHRGRLGVSSRIGQGSVFTIRLPAARSVSSKS from the coding sequence ATGGAGCGGGAGCAGCAGGCAATGGCGCGGATGGAGGCGATCCGTCGGCGCATCGGTCAGATGCAGGGCCTGGCCGCCGCGCTCGTGATCGTCTTTGCCCTTTTGGCCGGCGCTTTCGCGTTACCCGCCTGGGTCGCCGCGCTGGCCGGCGGAGCGATCTTCCTGACGGCCCTGGCGACGGGCGATCGGGAGGCCGATCGGCGCCTCGGCGCCAGGCTCGGGCCCCGCCGCGATCGGCGCGCCGTCGCTTGGCCGGATTCCGGCATGAAGGTGATCGCCGAGGGGCTGAACGATCCCTGCATCATCACCGACGGCAGCGGCATCGTCCGCTATGTCAACCAGGTCGCGGCGGCTCGGTTCGGACCGATCCAGCCGGGCGATCCCCTGTCGTTCAAGTTGCGCGTCACCGCCCTGCATGATGCGCTCGATCGCGTCGTGTCGCTCGATCAGCCCGAGACGATCGGCTGGGCGGAGAAGATTCCGACCGAGCGCTGGTTCGAGGCGCAGCTCGCGCCGATCCATTTCCCGCCCGATCCGAACGGCTCCGACCGCAAGCCGGATTTCGTGCTGGTGGTGATCGAGGACCAGACCGAGCAGCGCCGCGCCGAGCGCATGCGGGCCGATTTCGTCGCCAATGCCAGCCACGAACTGCGCACCCCGCTCGCCGCCCTGTCGGGCTTCATCGAGACCTTGCAGGGGCCGGCGCGCGAGGATCCGGCGGCACGCGAGCGCTTCCTCGGCATCATGGGCGCGCAGGCGGGCCGGATGAAGCGCCTGATCGACGATCTCCTGTCGCTGTCGCGCATCGAGATGAAGGCCCATGTCCTGCCCGACACGATCGTCGATCTCGCCGAACTGGCCGGACAGACCGTCGACATGCTGGTCCCGCTCGCCGACGAGACCGGCGTAACCGTACACTTCGAGCGGCCGGCGGGAGAGATGCCGGTCCTGGGCGACCGGGACGAACTGATCCAGGTCCTGTCCAATCTGATCGAGAATGCGATCAAATACGGCGCATCCGGCAAGACCGTCGAGGTGTCGGCGCGGGCGGACGGCGACGGCTACCAGGTCGCCGTCACCGACCACGGGCCGGGCATCGCGGAAGAACACCTGCCGCGCCTGACCGAGCGCTTCTATCGCGCGGACATCCAGTCGAGCCGCGAGAAGCAGGGCACCGGGCTCGGCCTCGCCATCGTCAAGCATATCCTGACCCGCCATCGGGGCCGCCTCGGCGTCAGCAGCCGGATCGGGCAGGGTTCGGTCTTCACCATCCGCCTGCCGGCGGCGCGATCCGTGTCATCGAAGTCGTGA
- the ppk2 gene encoding polyphosphate kinase 2 yields the protein MAKDRTDKKDKKGDKRKKDDEASAAPVLAQSPAVADAATAPAGANPGGGNGVATDAAPNGKPAKNGKSFNLDDPALPKSVAEKALSSGGYPYDKTMPDGDYETAIEALQIELVKLQQWTIAAGERIVIVFEGRDAAGKGGTIGAFREYMSPRRTRVVALPKPTETEAGQWYFQRYAVHMPTRGEIVMFDRSWYNRAGVERVMNFCTPEQTEQFLKEAPRFEDMLIDEGLHLVKFFIDVGYEMQLKRFHERRHNPLKVWKVSPIDYAAIEKYADYTRARDRMLETTHTDHAPWMLLLGNDKKRLRLNALRHLLGLFDYPGKNRTVIGDIDPKILGREPGFLTGRA from the coding sequence ATGGCCAAGGACCGCACGGACAAGAAGGACAAGAAAGGCGACAAGCGTAAGAAGGACGACGAGGCATCGGCCGCCCCTGTCCTCGCGCAGTCTCCGGCGGTCGCGGACGCCGCCACGGCGCCGGCAGGTGCGAATCCGGGCGGCGGGAACGGGGTGGCGACCGATGCGGCCCCGAACGGCAAGCCGGCCAAGAATGGCAAGTCCTTCAACCTCGACGATCCGGCGCTGCCCAAGTCCGTCGCCGAGAAGGCGCTCAGCTCCGGCGGCTATCCCTACGACAAGACGATGCCGGACGGCGACTACGAGACCGCGATAGAGGCGCTGCAGATCGAACTCGTCAAGCTGCAGCAATGGACCATCGCGGCCGGCGAGCGGATCGTGATCGTGTTCGAGGGCCGCGACGCTGCCGGCAAGGGCGGCACCATCGGCGCCTTCCGGGAATATATGAGCCCGCGCCGCACGCGCGTCGTCGCCCTGCCCAAGCCGACCGAGACCGAGGCCGGGCAGTGGTATTTCCAGCGCTATGCGGTGCACATGCCGACGCGCGGCGAGATCGTGATGTTCGATCGCTCCTGGTACAACCGTGCCGGGGTCGAACGCGTGATGAACTTCTGCACACCCGAACAGACCGAGCAGTTCCTCAAGGAAGCCCCCCGCTTCGAGGACATGCTGATCGACGAAGGCCTGCACCTCGTCAAATTCTTCATCGATGTCGGCTACGAGATGCAGCTGAAGCGCTTCCATGAGCGCCGGCACAATCCCCTGAAAGTCTGGAAGGTTTCACCGATCGACTATGCGGCGATCGAGAAATATGCGGACTACACCCGAGCGCGCGATCGCATGCTGGAGACGACCCACACGGATCATGCGCCCTGGATGCTGCTGCTCGGCAACGACAAGAAGCGGCTGCGGCTGAACGCCCTGCGGCACCTGCTCGGCCTGTTCGACTATCCGGGCAAGAACCGCACCGTCATCGGCGATATCGACCCGAAGATCCTCGGCCGCGAGCCCGGCTTCCTGACGGGCCGCGCATGA
- a CDS encoding glycosyltransferase family 4 protein — MSRPAGTLFDGPIHFDASRLIARGVRSSPTGIDRVDLAYARHLLDTGADLRPVAWLGGTLRTVEPAALAAYLQRLAGHWNGGTAADRAGPVAGEARIAGFLRGERVARYRPPTPPSPFGRLVRQAVGTAGGLADRTLTRDGFKPRPVFRPGPAGGTYLNVSHHHLEKPALFAALGPAPQTVIFVHDLIPIDHPEYCRPGDDAKHRARMRNVVAHADRVLVNSAFTADRLQAFAATCGKVDLPVTVAPLGIDRPPPADAAPFPAARPYFVTVGTIEARKNHLLLLNIWRRLAETLGPDAPRLVVIGRRGWEIEAVIDMLERSPPLEDTVLETGPVGDCLLARLMAGARALLMPSFTEGFGLPVAEALAAGVPVIASDIPAHREIAGTVPELLDPLDGPAWIRAVTDYAADPSDRRAAQTARMADYRAPDWARHFRLAHI; from the coding sequence ATGAGCCGTCCCGCCGGGACCCTGTTCGACGGCCCGATCCATTTCGACGCCTCGCGCTTGATCGCGCGCGGGGTGCGGTCGAGTCCGACCGGGATCGACCGGGTCGATCTCGCCTATGCGCGCCATCTCCTGGATACAGGGGCCGATCTGCGGCCGGTCGCCTGGCTCGGCGGCACCCTGCGGACCGTCGAGCCCGCCGCCCTTGCCGCCTATCTGCAGCGCCTTGCCGGACACTGGAACGGCGGCACGGCAGCCGATCGCGCAGGTCCGGTGGCGGGCGAGGCGCGGATCGCCGGCTTTCTTCGCGGTGAACGGGTCGCACGCTACCGACCGCCAACGCCGCCATCGCCATTCGGCCGCCTCGTCCGGCAGGCCGTCGGCACGGCCGGCGGGCTTGCCGACCGCACCCTGACCCGCGACGGCTTCAAGCCGCGGCCGGTATTCCGGCCGGGTCCGGCGGGCGGCACCTATCTCAACGTCTCGCACCACCATCTGGAGAAGCCGGCGCTCTTTGCCGCCCTCGGCCCGGCGCCGCAGACCGTGATCTTCGTCCACGACCTGATCCCGATCGACCATCCGGAATATTGCCGACCGGGCGACGACGCCAAGCATCGCGCCCGGATGCGCAACGTCGTTGCCCATGCCGACCGGGTGCTGGTCAATTCCGCCTTCACGGCCGATCGCCTGCAGGCCTTCGCGGCCACCTGCGGGAAGGTCGACCTGCCGGTGACCGTGGCCCCGCTCGGCATCGACCGGCCGCCGCCGGCCGATGCGGCGCCGTTCCCGGCGGCACGGCCCTATTTCGTGACGGTCGGCACCATCGAGGCGCGCAAGAACCACCTGCTGCTGCTCAACATCTGGCGGCGCCTCGCCGAGACCCTCGGCCCGGACGCCCCGCGCCTGGTCGTGATCGGCCGGCGCGGCTGGGAGATCGAGGCGGTGATCGACATGCTGGAGCGCTCGCCGCCGCTGGAGGATACCGTGCTCGAAACCGGCCCGGTCGGCGACTGCCTGCTCGCCCGCCTGATGGCCGGCGCGCGCGCGCTGCTGATGCCCTCCTTCACCGAGGGGTTCGGCCTGCCGGTCGCCGAGGCGCTCGCCGCCGGCGTGCCGGTGATCGCCTCCGACATCCCGGCCCACCGCGAAATCGCCGGCACCGTCCCGGAGCTGCTCGATCCGCTCGACGGCCCCGCCTGGATCCGTGCGGTGACCGACTACGCCGCCGACCCGTCGGACCGCCGCGCCGCCCAGACGGCCCGGATGGCCGACTACCGAGCCCCCGACTGGGCGAGGCATTTCCGGTTGGCGCACATATGA
- a CDS encoding ANTAR domain-containing response regulator gives MVDTHLTILVIDENPVRSAILEDGLREAGYENIVRLDTTQELLRRVFAIDPDVILIDLANPSRDVLEQMFQVSRTVKRPVAMFVDQSDTAMIEASVDAGVSAYIVDGLRKERVKPILDMTVSRFNAFDRLARELEQARTELAERKVIERAKGILMKTRGIPEEEAYALLRKTAMNEKKKLVEIAQSVVTAASLLG, from the coding sequence GTGGTCGACACCCATCTCACCATCCTGGTCATCGACGAGAATCCGGTCCGCAGCGCCATCCTGGAGGATGGGCTGCGCGAGGCCGGCTACGAGAATATCGTGCGGCTGGACACGACGCAGGAACTGCTTCGGCGGGTCTTCGCGATCGATCCGGACGTGATCCTGATCGACCTCGCCAATCCGAGCCGCGACGTGCTGGAGCAGATGTTCCAGGTCAGCCGCACGGTGAAGCGCCCTGTGGCCATGTTCGTCGACCAGTCGGATACGGCCATGATCGAGGCCTCTGTCGATGCCGGCGTCTCGGCCTATATCGTCGATGGACTGCGCAAGGAGCGCGTCAAGCCGATCCTCGACATGACCGTGTCGCGCTTCAATGCCTTCGACCGGCTGGCGCGCGAACTCGAACAGGCTCGAACCGAACTGGCCGAACGCAAGGTGATCGAACGCGCCAAGGGCATCCTGATGAAGACGCGCGGCATCCCCGAAGAGGAGGCGTACGCGCTGCTGCGCAAGACGGCGATGAACGAAAAGAAGAAGCTGGTGGAAATCGCGCAGAGCGTGGTCACAGCCGCCTCGCTGCTCGGCTGA
- a CDS encoding CmpA/NrtA family ABC transporter substrate-binding protein translates to MQESEDHASAAAAALVAPATVSGTLLRVGFIPLVDCAPLIVAHEKGFAAAQGLRLDLVRETSWANIRDRVALGHFDAAHMLAPMTIAATLGLGHLKAPMVTPFVLNLGGNAIAITTALADAIPGGPGERPLHDPLAAARAFAQAVRTRAKAGAPAPALAMVYPFSGQNYELRFWLAAGGLDPDRDVRMVVVPPPFMVDAMKTGQVDGICVGAPWPSLAVDTGLGAIVGVKSEIWPYAPEKVVGMREAWAERHPSELAALIRALDRAAAWCDDRDNAAELAEMLGRTHYLDVAADVIARSLTHALVTDTGAPAVPVPDYILFHGHGANRPETADALWFASQMLRWGQVTDDPEAVFAAARRSVRPDLYDAALGRGSAVRAKGGFALFDGIPFDPADPLSYLARHAVRAATPGAEPSD, encoded by the coding sequence GTGCAGGAGAGCGAGGATCACGCGAGTGCGGCCGCCGCCGCCCTGGTCGCTCCGGCGACGGTGTCGGGGACGCTTCTGCGCGTCGGCTTCATCCCGCTGGTCGACTGCGCGCCCCTGATCGTCGCGCACGAGAAGGGTTTTGCGGCGGCGCAGGGTCTGCGGCTCGATCTCGTGCGCGAGACCTCCTGGGCCAATATCCGCGACCGGGTCGCGCTCGGCCATTTCGATGCCGCCCACATGCTGGCGCCGATGACCATCGCCGCCACGCTCGGGCTCGGCCACCTGAAGGCGCCGATGGTGACGCCCTTCGTGCTCAATCTCGGCGGCAACGCCATCGCGATCACGACCGCACTCGCCGACGCGATTCCCGGCGGGCCGGGCGAACGGCCGCTACACGACCCGCTCGCCGCCGCCCGCGCCTTCGCCCAGGCGGTCCGCACCCGCGCAAAGGCTGGCGCGCCCGCGCCGGCGCTCGCCATGGTCTATCCCTTTTCGGGCCAGAACTACGAACTGCGCTTCTGGCTCGCCGCCGGCGGCCTCGACCCCGATCGCGACGTGCGCATGGTCGTCGTGCCGCCGCCTTTCATGGTCGACGCCATGAAGACCGGTCAGGTCGACGGCATCTGCGTCGGCGCGCCCTGGCCGAGCCTCGCCGTCGATACCGGCCTCGGCGCCATCGTCGGCGTCAAATCCGAGATCTGGCCCTATGCGCCCGAGAAGGTGGTCGGCATGCGCGAAGCCTGGGCGGAGCGCCATCCGTCCGAACTCGCCGCCCTGATCCGGGCACTCGATCGGGCGGCGGCCTGGTGCGACGATCGCGACAACGCGGCCGAACTGGCCGAAATGCTCGGCCGGACGCACTATCTCGACGTTGCCGCCGACGTGATCGCGCGCAGCCTGACCCATGCGCTGGTCACCGATACCGGCGCGCCCGCCGTGCCGGTGCCCGACTACATCCTGTTCCACGGCCATGGCGCCAACCGCCCCGAGACGGCCGACGCCCTCTGGTTCGCCTCCCAGATGCTGCGCTGGGGCCAGGTCACCGACGACCCCGAAGCCGTGTTCGCCGCGGCGCGTCGCAGCGTCCGGCCGGATCTCTACGATGCCGCGCTCGGCCGCGGCAGCGCGGTTCGGGCGAAGGGCGGCTTCGCGCTCTTCGACGGCATCCCCTTCGACCCCGCCGATCCGCTCAGCTATCTCGCCCGCCACGCCGTCCGTGCCGCAACACCGGGCGCCGAACCTTCCGACTGA
- a CDS encoding cobalt-precorrin-6A reductase: MRVLILGGTTEASRLARLVAGRSDLAPVLSLAGRTEAPARQPIPTRSGGFGGVAGLVAYLRAEAIEAVVDATHPFAAVMSRHAAEACRIADVPLCAHSRPPWQRVPGDRWTEVADNAAAAAALGTEARRVLLTIGRLGVADFRAAPQHHYVIRSIDPPPAEDLPPDSRLILDRGPFDEAGETALMRGERIDVLVTKNSGGAATYPKIAAARRLGLPVLLVTPPARPDMPLLTDPDAVLAFLDRHRRAAPRG, encoded by the coding sequence ATGCGGGTCCTGATCCTGGGCGGCACCACGGAGGCGAGCCGGCTGGCGCGGCTCGTGGCCGGACGGTCCGATCTCGCGCCGGTCCTGTCGCTCGCCGGCCGGACCGAGGCCCCGGCGCGCCAGCCGATCCCGACCCGGAGCGGCGGCTTCGGCGGCGTCGCGGGGCTCGTCGCCTATCTGCGCGCCGAGGCGATCGAGGCGGTCGTCGACGCAACGCATCCCTTCGCGGCGGTCATGTCGCGCCATGCCGCCGAGGCCTGCCGCATCGCCGACGTGCCGCTCTGCGCCCATTCGCGCCCGCCCTGGCAGCGCGTGCCGGGCGATCGGTGGACCGAGGTCGCCGACAATGCCGCCGCCGCCGCGGCTCTGGGGACGGAAGCGCGGCGGGTGCTGCTGACCATCGGCCGGCTCGGCGTCGCCGATTTCCGTGCCGCGCCGCAGCACCATTATGTGATCCGCAGCATCGACCCGCCGCCGGCCGAAGACCTGCCGCCGGACAGCCGGCTGATCCTCGATCGCGGCCCTTTCGACGAGGCGGGCGAGACGGCGCTGATGCGCGGCGAGCGCATCGACGTGCTGGTGACCAAGAATTCGGGCGGCGCGGCCACCTACCCGAAGATCGCCGCGGCGCGCAGGCTCGGCCTGCCGGTGCTCCTCGTCACCCCGCCTGCGCGGCCCGACATGCCGCTGCTGACCGATCCCGACGCCGTCCTTGCGTTCCTGGACCGGCATCGGCGCGCCGCGCCGCGAGGCTGA
- a CDS encoding LysR family transcriptional regulator has protein sequence MARPDWGDFQVFLAVARSGQISRAGQQLGLDHATVGRRIARLERSLAAHLFDRSPRGYQLNDAGERLLARVEAMESAVYGAQGDVGGVDLELSGTVRIGVPDGFGTMFLAPRIGALCRAHPSLEVQVVAVLRPFNLSRREADIAIGLSIPEAGRLVGRKLTDYSLHLYATEAYFAERGHPQSAADLRRHRGIGYIQDLIHAPEFEMLTEIGTGLKPRFTSSNLIAQLNATLAGTGLCLLPDFLAAGFPALVRVLPEEVEVMRSFWLIMHQDTRDLARIRVTADFIRDCVEAEHRLFLPGLSLPGVGRDASETAQCGS, from the coding sequence GTGGCGCGACCGGATTGGGGAGATTTCCAGGTATTCCTGGCGGTGGCGCGTAGCGGCCAGATCAGCCGGGCCGGCCAGCAGCTGGGTCTCGACCATGCCACCGTCGGCCGGCGCATCGCCCGGCTGGAGCGCAGCCTGGCCGCGCACCTGTTCGACCGCTCGCCGCGCGGCTATCAGCTGAACGATGCCGGCGAGCGCCTGCTGGCGCGGGTCGAGGCGATGGAATCGGCCGTCTACGGCGCGCAGGGCGATGTCGGCGGGGTCGATCTGGAACTCTCCGGCACGGTGCGGATCGGTGTCCCCGACGGCTTCGGCACGATGTTCCTGGCCCCGCGCATCGGCGCCCTGTGCCGCGCCCATCCCTCGCTCGAAGTGCAGGTCGTGGCGGTGCTGCGCCCGTTCAACCTGTCGCGGCGCGAGGCCGACATCGCCATCGGCCTGTCGATCCCGGAGGCCGGCCGGCTGGTCGGCCGCAAGCTGACCGACTACAGCCTGCATCTCTACGCGACCGAGGCCTATTTCGCCGAACGCGGCCATCCGCAGTCGGCCGCCGACCTGCGCCGCCATCGCGGCATCGGCTATATCCAGGACCTGATCCACGCGCCCGAATTCGAGATGCTGACCGAGATCGGCACCGGGCTGAAGCCGCGCTTCACCAGTTCCAACCTGATCGCCCAGCTCAACGCCACCCTGGCCGGCACCGGGCTCTGCCTGCTGCCCGACTTCCTCGCCGCCGGCTTTCCGGCGCTTGTCCGCGTGCTGCCCGAGGAGGTCGAAGTGATGCGCAGCTTCTGGCTGATCATGCACCAGGATACGCGCGATCTCGCCCGAATCCGCGTCACCGCCGATTTCATCCGCGACTGCGTCGAGGCCGAACACCGCCTGTTCCTGCCGGGCCTGTCCCTGCCGGGTGTGGGCCGCGACGCGTCGGAGACCGCTCAATGCGGGTCCTGA
- a CDS encoding response regulator transcription factor: protein MSLVEAASDTPSRRLSAREADPLADLTTQQRRAIELLAEGLLNKQIAHRMGISASTAKAHISAAYRALGVTGRIGAVTLLARAGRMG from the coding sequence ATGTCCCTGGTCGAGGCTGCATCCGATACCCCGTCCCGCCGCCTGTCGGCCCGCGAGGCCGATCCGCTCGCCGATCTGACCACCCAGCAGCGCCGCGCCATCGAACTTCTGGCCGAGGGCCTGCTCAACAAGCAGATCGCGCACCGCATGGGCATCAGCGCCTCGACCGCCAAGGCCCATATCAGTGCGGCCTATCGTGCGCTCGGCGTCACAGGCCGGATCGGCGCCGTCACGCTGCTCGCCCGCGCCGGCCGGATGGGCTGA
- a CDS encoding HAD family hydrolase has product MPRLDIAGHVRDIDLVVFDKDGTLIDFDHLWAGKMIAAIAATLDEANAGAAHDAALEADLYRMLGADPVSRRVVPESPLAVASIPALSIVCAAVLYRHGRPWHEAETIAGRAFRPVFQAPPTTTEIRPVGDVAGLMRGLVAAGARISILTTDDRLGTVATLPILGVERLVDAMVCGDDPIPAKPEPDGLLHLAALAGVDPSRVLMVGDSAGDMVTARRAGAALAVGVLSGTSRADHFAGHADVIVPDIHAIRLAS; this is encoded by the coding sequence TTGCCCCGTCTCGACATTGCCGGCCATGTCCGCGACATCGATCTGGTCGTCTTTGACAAGGACGGCACGCTGATCGATTTCGACCACCTCTGGGCCGGCAAGATGATCGCTGCGATCGCAGCGACACTCGACGAGGCGAACGCGGGGGCGGCGCATGACGCCGCGCTGGAGGCGGATCTCTATCGCATGCTCGGGGCCGACCCGGTCTCCCGGCGCGTCGTGCCGGAAAGCCCGCTGGCGGTGGCGTCGATCCCGGCGCTGAGTATCGTCTGTGCCGCCGTGCTCTATCGGCACGGACGGCCCTGGCACGAGGCCGAGACGATCGCCGGACGCGCCTTCCGGCCGGTCTTTCAGGCGCCGCCGACGACGACCGAAATCCGCCCGGTCGGCGATGTGGCCGGCCTGATGCGTGGCCTTGTGGCGGCCGGCGCGCGGATCTCGATCCTGACCACCGACGACCGGCTCGGCACGGTCGCGACGCTGCCGATTCTCGGCGTCGAGCGACTGGTCGACGCGATGGTGTGCGGCGACGACCCGATCCCCGCCAAGCCGGAGCCGGACGGCCTGCTGCATCTCGCGGCGCTTGCCGGCGTCGATCCGTCCCGCGTGCTGATGGTCGGCGACAGCGCCGGCGACATGGTCACGGCCCGGCGCGCCGGAGCCGCGCTGGCGGTCGGCGTACTGTCGGGGACCAGCCGGGCGGATCACTTCGCCGGCCATGCCGACGTGATCGTGCCCGACATCCACGCGATCCGGCTGGCGTCCTGA
- a CDS encoding DUF1127 domain-containing protein, whose amino-acid sequence MSLSRFASNIRTSLERYHSYREAVRQLAALDDRQLQDIGVERGRIQEIVRGGR is encoded by the coding sequence ATGTCGCTCTCCCGCTTCGCTTCCAACATCCGCACTTCGCTCGAGCGCTATCACAGCTATCGCGAGGCCGTCCGCCAGCTTGCCGCGCTGGACGACCGTCAGCTGCAGGACATCGGCGTCGAGCGCGGCCGTATCCAGGAGATCGTCCGCGGCGGTCGTTGA
- a CDS encoding ATP-dependent helicase — MTQAHLETLNPDQRAAVEHGLEAGNGAAAPAGPLLVIAGAGSGKTATLAHRVGHLILNGADPRRLLLLTFSRRAAAEMARRVERILRQTLGEAAASAATVAWAGTFHAIGARILRDYARELGLDPAFTIHDRDDSADLMNLVRHDLGLSAKTSRFPTKQTCVAIYSRVVNAEAELGQTLRAHYPWCVEWEDDLKRLFGLYVETKQKHNVLDYDDLLLYWAGLLGDPTLAADLGGRFDHVLVDEYQDTNRLQGAILTGLKPDGRGVTVVGDDAQSIYSFRAATVRNILDFPGQFEPPARVVTLARNYRSTRPILAASNAVIGLASERFAKELWSDRTGGGRPELVTVRDEADQARFVAERVLEAREAGTVLKDQAVLFRTSHHSGPLEIELARRNIPFVKFGGLKFLDAAHVKDLLALLRFAENPRDRVAGFRVIQILPGIGPAHAGRALDRVAEAEDPAEALESFEPPARAAEDWRDLAALYRRLVAREADWPAELDLIRRWYRPHLERRHDDTAPRSADLDQLERIAAGFPTRERFMTELTLDPPAAASDESGPPLKDEDYLILSTIHSAKGQEWAQVFLLNAVDGCLPSDLATGSSEEIEEERRLLYVAMTRAKDRLALVTPQRFYTHGQPSGGDRHVTAARTRFIPGAILPHFELVAWPAPESLSVRGTRPELSVRLDMAARMRGMWR, encoded by the coding sequence ATGACGCAGGCCCATCTCGAGACGCTCAATCCCGACCAGCGCGCCGCCGTCGAGCACGGCCTGGAGGCCGGGAACGGCGCCGCGGCGCCGGCCGGCCCGCTGCTGGTCATCGCCGGGGCCGGGTCGGGCAAGACGGCGACGCTCGCCCACCGGGTCGGGCACCTGATCCTGAACGGCGCCGATCCGCGCCGGCTGCTGCTCTTGACCTTTTCGCGCCGCGCCGCCGCCGAAATGGCGCGGCGGGTCGAGCGCATCCTGCGCCAGACGCTCGGCGAGGCCGCCGCCTCGGCGGCGACGGTTGCGTGGGCGGGCACCTTCCACGCCATCGGCGCCCGAATCTTACGCGACTATGCGCGCGAACTCGGCCTCGATCCGGCCTTCACGATCCACGACCGCGACGATTCCGCGGACCTGATGAACCTCGTCCGCCACGATCTCGGCCTCTCCGCCAAGACCAGCCGCTTCCCGACCAAGCAGACCTGCGTGGCGATCTATTCGCGCGTGGTCAATGCCGAGGCGGAACTCGGCCAGACCTTGCGTGCCCACTATCCCTGGTGCGTCGAGTGGGAGGATGACCTGAAGCGGCTGTTCGGTCTGTATGTCGAGACCAAGCAGAAGCATAACGTGCTCGACTATGACGACCTGCTGCTCTATTGGGCCGGCTTGCTCGGGGACCCGACGCTGGCAGCCGATCTCGGCGGCCGGTTCGACCATGTGCTGGTCGACGAATACCAGGACACCAACAGGCTGCAGGGCGCGATCCTCACGGGCCTGAAGCCGGACGGGCGCGGCGTGACGGTGGTCGGCGACGACGCCCAGTCGATCTATTCGTTCCGCGCCGCGACGGTGCGCAACATCCTCGACTTCCCCGGCCAGTTCGAGCCGCCGGCCAGGGTCGTCACGCTGGCCCGGAACTACCGCTCGACCCGCCCGATCCTGGCGGCGTCCAACGCGGTGATCGGGCTCGCCAGCGAGCGCTTTGCCAAGGAACTGTGGTCCGACCGGACCGGCGGCGGCCGGCCGGAACTGGTCACGGTGCGCGACGAGGCCGATCAGGCCCGCTTCGTCGCCGAACGCGTGCTGGAGGCGCGCGAGGCCGGCACGGTGCTGAAGGACCAGGCGGTTCTGTTCCGGACGTCGCACCATTCCGGCCCGCTCGAAATCGAACTGGCCCGGCGCAACATCCCCTTCGTGAAATTCGGCGGGCTGAAATTCCTCGATGCCGCCCATGTCAAGGACCTGCTGGCGCTGCTGCGCTTCGCCGAGAACCCGCGCGACCGGGTCGCCGGCTTCCGCGTCATCCAGATCCTGCCCGGCATCGGCCCGGCCCATGCCGGCCGCGCGCTCGACCGCGTCGCCGAGGCCGAGGATCCGGCCGAAGCGCTCGAGAGCTTCGAGCCGCCGGCCCGCGCGGCCGAGGACTGGCGCGATCTCGCCGCCCTCTACCGGCGCCTCGTCGCACGCGAGGCGGACTGGCCGGCGGAACTCGATCTGATCCGGCGCTGGTACCGCCCGCATCTGGAGCGCCGGCATGACGACACCGCGCCGCGCAGCGCCGATCTCGACCAGCTGGAGCGGATCGCCGCCGGCTTCCCGACGCGCGAACGCTTCATGACCGAACTGACCCTCGACCCGCCGGCCGCCGCCAGCGACGAATCCGGTCCGCCGCTGAAGGACGAGGACTATCTGATCCTGTCGACGATCCATTCGGCCAAGGGCCAGGAATGGGCCCAGGTCTTCCTGCTCAATGCGGTCGACGGCTGCCTGCCGTCCGATCTCGCCACCGGGTCGTCGGAGGAAATCGAGGAGGAGCGGCGCCTGCTCTATGTCGCCATGACGCGCGCCAAGGACCGGCTCGCCCTGGTCACGCCGCAGCGCTTCTATACCCACGGCCAGCCCTCCGGCGGCGACCGCCACGTCACCGCCGCCCGCACCCGCTTCATCCCGGGCGCCATCCTGCCGCATTTCGAACTCGTCGCCTGGCCGGCCCCGGAATCCCTGTCCGTCCGCGGCACCCGGCCCGAACTCTCCGTCCGCCTCGACATGGCCGCCCGCATGCGCGGCATGTGGCGATAG